From a single Syntrophorhabdus sp. genomic region:
- a CDS encoding phage holin family protein, producing the protein MGLLLKWLIMAASIIIAAYFIPGVRVGSFFSALWVALFLGVVNVLVRPVLILITLPINILTLGLFTFVINAVLILLASSVIKGFEVAGFWWALLYSVVLSAVNYIINLIVQPREDR; encoded by the coding sequence CAAGTGGCTGATAATGGCCGCGTCCATCATTATCGCGGCGTATTTCATTCCCGGTGTGAGGGTGGGCAGTTTCTTTTCCGCCCTCTGGGTGGCGCTTTTTCTGGGCGTGGTGAACGTCCTCGTGCGGCCGGTCCTCATTCTCATCACCCTGCCCATCAACATTCTCACCCTTGGCCTCTTCACTTTTGTCATTAACGCCGTCCTTATCCTCCTCGCATCATCGGTCATCAAAGGCTTCGAGGTGGCAGGTTTCTGGTGGGCCCTGCTCTACAGCGTCGTGCTGTCCGCTGTCAACTACATCATAAACCTCATAGTGCAGCCGAGAGAAGACCGTTAG